The following proteins are encoded in a genomic region of Protaetiibacter sp. SSC-01:
- a CDS encoding Type 1 glutamine amidotransferase-like domain-containing protein, whose amino-acid sequence MSVHLVGGGWSPGGDPEVTSVFLAEAAARAAVSGRLVPRVGVLIVVDDDTPSEEYRAGYPESFRRVAACEPVVTIVPSGETFPASVLTGIDGLVIGGGLTPAYLAAVDPLVEEIRLLVADGLPYLGFSAGAMIAADRAIVGGWRINGIAVCPEETAEDLDEVTVVEGLGLVDLAVDVHAAQWGTLSRLVAATEAGLVDGGVAIDEKTALVVGDDGFAVFGEGSVWQVLDEPAGVIVGTLGA is encoded by the coding sequence GTGAGCGTGCACCTCGTGGGCGGCGGATGGTCGCCGGGCGGCGACCCGGAGGTCACGTCGGTCTTCCTCGCCGAGGCTGCCGCGCGCGCCGCGGTGAGCGGGCGCCTCGTGCCGCGCGTCGGCGTGCTCATCGTCGTCGACGACGACACCCCGTCAGAGGAGTACCGCGCGGGCTACCCCGAGTCGTTCCGCCGCGTCGCCGCGTGCGAGCCCGTCGTGACGATCGTCCCGTCGGGGGAGACGTTCCCCGCGAGCGTGCTCACGGGCATCGACGGCCTCGTCATCGGGGGCGGCCTGACGCCCGCCTACCTCGCGGCGGTCGACCCGCTCGTGGAGGAGATCCGGCTGCTCGTCGCCGACGGCCTCCCGTACCTGGGCTTCTCGGCGGGCGCGATGATCGCCGCCGACCGCGCGATCGTGGGCGGCTGGCGCATCAACGGCATCGCCGTGTGCCCCGAGGAGACGGCGGAGGACCTCGACGAGGTCACCGTCGTCGAAGGCCTCGGCCTCGTCGACCTCGCCGTCGACGTGCATGCCGCGCAGTGGGGCACGCTCAGCCGCCTCGTCGCGGCCACCGAGGCGGGGCTCGTCGACGGCGGCGTCGCGATCGACGAGAAGACGGCGCTCGTCGTGGGCGACGACGGCTTCGCGGTGTTCGGCGAGGGCAGCGTATGGCAGGTGCTCGACGAGCCCGCGGGCGTCATCGTGGGCACGCTCGGCGCATGA
- a CDS encoding ABC transporter ATP-binding protein, translating into MAGPVIEIQSLTKRFGGTTAVDDLSFRVEPGVVTGFLGPNGAGKTTTLRSLVGLVSPTSGRATFDGRSYHELESPLRTVGTALEAASFHPGRTGRDHLRVMGAAAGIPTGRVDEVLAWVGLADAGRRRVGGYSLGMRQRLGLAAALLGDPGALVLDEPINGLDPEGIRWIRVFLRDLAAQGRTVLVSSHLLSEVQQTVDRVVIISHGKLAYEGTLDGLENGGTTARVHVDAADREALARALQAAGAHVDAAADGLHVTGLDADAIGRAALAAGVPLRLLVPQREGLENVFLGIVGEGEIR; encoded by the coding sequence ATGGCCGGGCCTGTCATCGAGATCCAATCCCTGACCAAGCGTTTCGGCGGCACGACAGCCGTCGACGATCTGAGCTTCCGCGTCGAACCCGGCGTCGTGACGGGCTTCCTCGGCCCGAACGGCGCGGGCAAGACCACGACGCTGCGTTCGCTCGTCGGCCTCGTGAGCCCGACGAGCGGGCGCGCGACCTTCGACGGCCGCAGCTACCACGAGCTCGAGTCGCCGCTGCGCACGGTCGGCACCGCGCTCGAGGCGGCGAGCTTCCACCCCGGGCGCACGGGCCGCGACCACCTGCGTGTCATGGGCGCCGCCGCGGGCATCCCGACCGGCCGGGTCGACGAGGTGCTCGCGTGGGTCGGACTCGCGGATGCCGGCCGCCGTCGCGTGGGCGGCTACTCGCTCGGCATGCGGCAGCGTCTCGGGCTCGCGGCCGCCCTGCTCGGAGACCCGGGGGCGCTCGTGCTCGACGAGCCCATCAACGGCCTCGACCCCGAGGGCATCCGCTGGATCCGCGTCTTCCTGCGCGACCTCGCGGCGCAGGGGCGCACGGTGCTCGTGTCGTCGCACCTGCTGAGCGAGGTGCAGCAGACCGTCGACCGGGTCGTCATCATCTCGCACGGCAAGCTCGCCTACGAGGGCACGCTCGACGGGCTCGAGAACGGGGGCACGACAGCACGCGTGCACGTGGACGCGGCCGACCGCGAAGCCCTCGCGCGCGCGTTGCAGGCGGCGGGGGCGCACGTCGACGCGGCCGCGGACGGCCTGCACGTGACCGGGCTCGACGCCGACGCGATCGGCCGGGCCGCGCTCGCCGCGGGCGTGCCCTTGCGATTGCTCGTGCCGCAACGGGAGGGGCTCGAGAACGTGTTCCTCGGGATCGTCGGCGAGGGGGAGATCCGCTGA
- a CDS encoding phosphoribosyltransferase, which translates to MADAEREILDWELFGRASRELAETIAADRFRPDAIVAIARGGLPLAGALGYALDVKMLGSLNVEFYTGVETRLDEPVLLPPTLDQESLVGKRILLADDVADSGRTLALVLQLLQAGGGEVRTVCLYAKPGTVHEPHYTWRRTDRWIMFPWSSAGPVAFPDDTDGAAGAEAAEGAA; encoded by the coding sequence ATGGCGGATGCGGAGCGCGAGATCCTCGACTGGGAGCTGTTCGGGCGCGCGTCGCGCGAGCTCGCGGAGACGATCGCCGCCGACAGGTTCCGCCCGGATGCGATCGTCGCGATCGCGCGCGGCGGACTCCCGCTCGCGGGTGCGCTCGGCTACGCCCTCGACGTCAAGATGCTCGGCAGCCTCAACGTCGAGTTCTACACGGGCGTCGAGACGCGGCTCGACGAGCCCGTGCTGCTGCCGCCGACGCTCGACCAGGAGTCGCTCGTCGGCAAGCGCATCCTGCTCGCCGACGACGTCGCCGACTCGGGTCGCACGCTCGCGCTCGTGCTGCAGCTGCTGCAGGCGGGCGGGGGAGAGGTGCGCACGGTGTGCCTCTACGCGAAGCCCGGAACGGTGCACGAGCCGCACTACACGTGGCGGCGCACCGACCGCTGGATCATGTTCCCCTGGAGCTCGGCGGGTCCCGTGGCCTTCCCCGACGACACCGACGGCGCCGCCGGGGCCGAAGCGGCAGAGGGCGCCGCGTGA
- a CDS encoding uracil-DNA glycosylase has protein sequence MTPPRPLSELVDRGWAAALEPVAPQIARMGELLRAEVAEGRPYLPAGPNVLRAFTHPFDDVRVLIVGQDPYPTPGHPIGLSFAVERDVRPLPKSLQNIYKELASDIGVTPPEHGDLSGWSGQGVMLLNRVLTVRAGASGSHRGMGWEAVTEHAIRALVARHAPLVAILWGRDAGTLRPLLGETPVIASAHPSPLSAHNGFWGSRPFSRANELLAAAGAQPVNWDLRALDVVLPA, from the coding sequence ATGACGCCGCCCCGCCCCCTCTCCGAGCTCGTCGACCGGGGCTGGGCCGCGGCGCTCGAGCCCGTCGCACCCCAGATCGCGCGGATGGGCGAGCTGCTGCGCGCGGAGGTCGCCGAGGGCCGCCCTTACCTGCCGGCCGGGCCGAACGTGCTGCGCGCGTTCACGCATCCGTTCGACGACGTGCGTGTGCTCATCGTCGGCCAGGACCCGTACCCGACCCCGGGGCATCCGATCGGACTGTCGTTCGCCGTCGAGCGCGACGTGCGGCCCCTCCCGAAGAGCCTGCAGAACATCTACAAGGAGCTCGCCTCCGACATCGGCGTGACGCCGCCCGAGCACGGCGACCTCTCGGGGTGGAGCGGCCAGGGCGTCATGCTGCTCAACCGCGTGCTCACGGTGCGCGCGGGCGCATCCGGATCCCACCGCGGGATGGGGTGGGAGGCCGTGACCGAGCACGCCATCCGCGCCCTCGTCGCGCGACACGCCCCGCTCGTGGCCATCCTGTGGGGCCGCGACGCGGGAACGCTGCGACCGCTGCTCGGCGAGACGCCCGTCATCGCCTCGGCGCATCCGAGCCCGCTCTCGGCGCACAACGGCTTCTGGGGCTCGCGGCCGTTCAGCCGCGCGAACGAGCTGCTCGCGGCGGCCGGCGCGCAGCCCGTGAACTGGGACCTGCGCGCGCTCGACGTCGTCTTACCCGCCTGA